The genomic DNA TGTATAAGAATAGTACCGCAGACAAAGGAGTGTATAGTAGAAAGACTGGGAAAATATAACGGAACTTTGCATGCAGGATTTAATACAATAGCACCGTTTATTGACAGAGTTGCAAGAGTGGTATCTACAAAGGAGCAGGTAGTGGACTTTCCGCCGCAGCCGGTTATTACAAAGGATAATGTAACTATGCAGATTGATACAGTAATTTATTTTCAGATAACTGATTCAAAGCAGTATACATACGGGGTAGAAAGACCGATGTCAGCAATAGAGAATCTTACTGCTACTACATTAAGAAATATAATCGGGGAAATGGAGCTTGATGAAACTCTGACTTCAAGAGATATTATTAATACAAAAATGAGAACAGAGCTTGATGTGGCAACGGATCCTTGGGGAATAAAAGTAAACAGAGTAGAGCTTAAGAATATATTGCCGCCGGAAGATATCAGAAATTCAATGGAAAGACAGATGAAAGCGGAAAGAGAAAAAAGGGAAATAATCCTGAAAGCTGAAGCGGATAAAGAATCTGTGGTTTTAAGAGCAAATGCTGTAAAAGAGCAGAAAATAAGAGAGGCCGAAGGGGAAAAAGAAGCAGCTATCCTGAGAGCAGAAGCTGTAAAAGAGCAAAAGATAAGAGAAGCCGAAGGGGAAGCGGAAGCTATCCTTGCAGTACAAAGAGCAAATGCCGAGGCTATAAGACTATTGAAAGAGGCAGCACCTACAAGCGAAATATTATCACTGAAAGGAATGGAAACATTCGAAAAAGTAGCAGATGGAAGAGCCACTAAGATAATAATACCAAGCAATTATCAGAATCTTGCCAGTATGATAACTACTTTCGCAGAGTTAAATGAAAAATCTACAGATGGAACAGAGGGAGAATAAATAAAAGAAGGTCCGCCGAAAGGCGGGCTTTTTTAGTATTTTTTAAATAAAGAATTTATGAATAATATCATAAATATTCTGTCGATCCTTGATACAGAATTAAATGCCGGAGATCGACAATGCTTTGTTTTATAGCTGTCTGAATATTATTTTGTTAAAAATAAGACATGATAATGTCATGGTTTGGACAGACGAAAAAAAGTGGTCGACAGAAATGCTTATTTAAGGTATAATAAATAAAAGGTTTTTGATATGTAAGGTATTAATATAACTATCTTAGAATGTAAATGAATAGGAATAGAAAAATAAAAATCTTGTATAGCTTGTATTAATATAACTATCTTAGAATGTAAATTAAATCTTTAGATAAAGTATCATAAGATATTTTTTTGTATTAATATAACTATCCTAGAATAAAATCCAGTTTTAAAAGAAAAATATAAATAAAAATGCACCATTTTCATTTTAGAGAAAACAGTGCATTTTTTATATTTAAAATACTAATATTTCAGGTTTTATGATAAGCATAAGTCCGAGAATAACCATAAGAATTCCGCCGAACAGATTCATGAGCTTTGAATATTTACCAGTAGAGGCTATCTTGTTTATACTGAATAAAGCCAGTGCAAATACTACAAAATCATCAATCATATACCCTATAATATAAATAAGATTATAAACCTGTCTGCTGAGAAAAGAAACTGTATTCATCTCGAGAATCTTGGTATAAGTCTGTGGTATACCAATAGAACAGGCAAATTCTATTACATTTACCGACAGGGCAAGAGTAATGATACCTAAACCTGTAAGTATAGTGAACGGCTTATGAGCCAGATCCTGAATTTTTCCGGAAATTTTTGCCTTCTTCTCAAAATCGCCTACTTCACAGGCTATTTCATTACGGTTCTTAATATAACTCTTTATAAATAAAATACCGCCAATAATACCTATTAATCCTACAAGAGGTGTAATAACCCTGTTTAGTCCGATAAAATCCCATGTGAATATCCATATATTTAATATCAGGTAATACATAACAGCCTCAGCAAGGATAAAGAGACCTGCTACAAGGAACATTTTTTTCTTATCACCTATAGCTATAAGTGCAGTGAGAAATAAAATCAGAACCCACATTGCACAGGGATTAAATCCGTCAATAGTTCCCAGAATAAAAGACATGCTTGGCAGTGAATATTTCATAACATCTACTTTTTTATTCAGAAGCGGAAGCGTGACTACATAGGATTTCTTATCGGCAACCGGTGTAATAGCACAGACCTCATCACCTTCACATGTATTTTGTGTATAACTGGTATTTATATTATCAGGGTCATAATTTTCAATAAAAACTTTTAGTCCGGGAATAGTGTCTTTGACTTTCCCTGATTCAATAAGCTCTGTAATATCTTTACCGGTAGTATCTCCCGAATCAAAACCCTGAATAATAGTTTCATTCAGATAGATAACCGGAGTCCCTTTTACCAGCTTTCCTTTTTTGGTAACTTCGTCAAAAAATTCTCTTGCGCTTTTATCTTCGTTAATATCATATTTCGTAACAGTAAAGTCATTTCTGTCTTTTGAAAGCTCTGTCAGAAATTCTTCCAGACGAACACAGTTTTTACAATCTTTACGTGTAAATATTTCAATATTAACTTTATCAGCTGAAAAACTCATTGTAAATAAAAGCAAAAACATCAGTAATATCTTTTTCATAAGCTGTATTATACTCCTTTAAAAAATTCGATTTTATCTGCTGTGAACTATCTTCATAATTTTTTCCACAGCTTCAGGGTCCAGATCCAGAATAGGATTTCTGTTTATTTTTGCGGCAGAACCTATGTGAATCTGCTGAATATTTGTTTCTTTAACAAGAATTTCCAGATTGTCAAGATTTACGCCGCCGCCGATAATAATATTCAGATCGATTGATTTAGCGTAATCAAGATATTCTTTTATTTTGGAAACATCTTTTTTCAGATCCTTTGATCCGAAGGTAGTAAGAATTCTGTTTATTTTAGGATATTTTTTCAGAGTATCCATAGCTTTTTTGTAATCAGGCACTTCTTCAAATGCTCTGTGAAATGCTACAGGTGTATTTTCAATATTTGAAAGAAGAAGCTTTAGTGCTTCTTCATCTATATTGTTATTTTCATCAAGAGCTCCGAGAACAAAGCTGTCTACACCCACAGGCTCGATAATTCGGATATCTCTTACCATTGTATCCAGATCATTTTTACTGTAGACAAAAGATTTTCCATGAGGTCTTATCATTACGACTGAAGGGATTCCAATCTCTTCTTTTATTTTTTTTATAACACCAAGGCTTGGTGTAAGCCCTTCTTCAAGCATTCCGTTTACCAGTTCGATTCTGTCAGCTCCGTATTTTTTAGCCTGAAGTGCCTGATCAAATGTGGTACTTATTATTTCTACAAGCATTAATTTCACCTCTCCTGATTAAAATAAAGGGGAATAAATAAGCTGGTCCAGAATTTTTTCGTCTAACATCCAGATACCATTTTTCTTATGTACATCAACAATGCTTTTCTCAGTATTGACATCCTTGATGTTTTTCATATTATCAGAGATTGACCGAAGAAACGAAGCCATTAACACAGGTACGTATTTATCCTGATTAGCTGTATCTTTATCAACCTGCTGAACTGTTTTTCCTGAAAATTCTTTGAAGTACTGCTCGGCACGTTTCATAAGGGCTGATTCATTGGCACCGGCATATTTGTCAATATCCGGACTTACTATAGTAATAGTTACTGAAGCAGTATTGGCATCAATATATGAAATTTCGTTTATAGTGTATCTGGTAGCTCCAAGATAGCTCTGCAGAAAAGCAGAAGCACTGGAAATAAGGATTTCCTCTTCCTTTGTACCTGTAGTCTCTGTAATGCCGAAGGCCTTTCTTATATTTGCCGCTGAATAAGTATCGGCACCAAAAGTTTCTGAAAACAGGTTTTCAATTTGTGAATTATTTAGTGCAGCTTCTGTAGTACTCATTTTAAGTTCCTTTGGAATAGTCAGTTTATATGTGCTTTCTGAAAACGAAAATGAAAATAAAAATACTGAAAATAATATTAAAAGTTTTTTCATAGTATGTACCTCCTGAATTATTATAGTTATTTTTGGTAATTTAGCCGCCGAAAAAATTTACGGCATTATTTTCAAAATTCCATACATTGCCGTTTTTTTTCATGGTATAAACAGTTTCTTCCTTGTTATAGGTTTTTATATTTTTTATTTCTTCGGAAGAAGTTTCCATATAGAGTGTAATTAGTAAAGATTCATATTTTTTCATAAGTTTGTTGTCTTTTTCCAAAGCACTGTAAGTAATTCCTGTTTTTTCAGTAAATTTTTTCTCTACCTTCTTCTCTATTTCTGCCTGTTTTTCATCGGCAGAAAGCTCGTCAAGATTCGGAATAGAAACTGCAAGGGTTAATTTTGCAGTATTGCTGTCTGTGTAATTAATTCTTTTGATTTCATATTTAGTATTGGTAAAAAGAGATTTTATGTAATTTATGAATACATCTGCTTCTTCTGCGGAACTTGAAGTCAAAAGAGGATATTCTCTCCAGATTATGCTTTTTACTTCTTCAGTAGAATACGAATTAATGTCAAAAACAGTTTTTACCCTGTTTTCTATCTCCGTGTTATTGGCCTTTAGTTCTTTTTCACTTAATTTTACATTGGCTCCCTGAGTTACAGTATAGTTTCCAAAGACTGTAAGGGAAAAAATTAAAAATATTACGGATATTAAAGTCTTTTTCATGATTCCTCCATATTTAAAAGGTTGCTTCTCATATTATAACGTATTTTGACAAAAAATAATACAATAGTTTTTTTATAACTGAAAGTTTCATTTTACAAGAATAAAAGAGACAAAAAATTTTTGAAAATAGGCTTTGACAAAAAGAAATATTTTATATAAGATATTTGTATTAGCGCCTTGTTTTATTTATATTTTGAAAAATAGAAATAAGGTTTCGATATTGGAACTTAGGCAGTTTTTTATTTTGCTCGGGCATTTTACAGCCTAAGGTCTATACTTAAAAGGCACAGGTGTTTCAATACTGTAAAAAACACCGGTCTAAAAAAATCAGGAGGAGGACGTGGCTGGAAGCAGAAAAAAAAGAAGAACAACTGTAAGAAGAAAGAAAAAGAAATTTATAAAAAAGAAATATATAACAACTATAGTATCAGTGATCGTTTTCTTAATCAGCTATTTTGGGGATAAATATAATCTCGGTCAGAAAGGGATGCCTTCTGATGATACATACAGAGTTCTAAGCGTAAGTGACGGAGACACTGTGACTATAAATGACCACGGTGAAAAAAGGAAGCTGAGACTATACGGGATTGATGCTCCTGAAAAGGATCAGGAATACGGAATGGAGTCAAGGCAGTATCTTTATGACAGGATTCAGGGAAAGGATATAAATATAGATTTTATATCAAAAGACAGATACGGGCGTGATATTTCCATTATCTATATAAACGGGGAAAATATAAATGAAACTATGGTAAAGGAAGGATATGCATGGTGGTATAAAGAATACTCCAAAAAAGATGTTCAGTACAAAATCTATGAGCAAAAAGCAAAATTCGGGGAAAAAGGACTCTGGAGTAAAAAAAATCCGGTTCCGCCGTGGGACTTCAGGAAAAAAGATAAGAAAAAAAATAAGAGCTAGATCATTGCTAAAAAGCACTTATGATGGTAAAATAATATAAAACAGATTAAATCTAAAGGAGTGGTATGAGTTATGGATAAAAATATCGAAAAATTTTATCTGGACTGGGAAGAGAGTGAAGAACAGGGAATGTCATTGACAGATAAAGTAAAGGCATATCTGGATGAATATGGAACATATGAAAGGGAAAAGCTGGTAATAGGAATGTGGGAATCAGCTTATGACAATACACCTGATAAGCTTGTAAAATATCTTACGGAAAATAAGGATAAGTTCCCTAATCTAAAGGAGCTGTACTTTGGAGATATCTCATGGGAAGAGTGTGAGGTTTCCTGGATACAGAATACTGATCTGGCACCTTTAGTTAATTCTTTTGATCTGGAGACTTTAACTGTAAAAGGCGGATGCGGTCTGAGATTCAAGGATATGAAAAGCAGTTCACTGAAAAAGCTTGAGATTATCTCAGGCGGAACTGGGAAATCTGTATTAAATGATATAATAAACGCTGAGTTGCCGTCACTCGAACATCTGGAAATATACATGGGAGTAGATAATTACGGTTTTGACGGAAGTATTCAGGATATAATTCCTTTTACAAAAAAAGAGAATTTTCCGAATTTAAAATATCTGGGATTAAAGAACAGTGACATAGAAGATGAAATATGTGAGGCTGTATTAGCAGGGGATATTCTTCCGCAGCTTGAAATACTTGATCTTTCTTATGGAACACTTGGCAATAAAGGTGTAAATATGCTTCTTGCCAATATTGATAAAATATCACATCTAAAAGAACTAAATATACATTATAATTATGCTGCCGAGGATATTCTGAAACAGCTTCAGGGCGAGCTGGAAAAGGCAGGGGTAAAATCACACTGTGATCAGGGTGAGGCTGACCTTGACGAGGATGACGACTACAGATATCCATATATAACAGAGTAAATTAATGAAAAATACTTTTTTAATAATAGGGGATAATAAGGGAAGAAGAATAAAGACATTTGCCGGCTGCCTTGAGAAGGAAGGAAATTTTCCTTATTTTATTCTTGACTGGACAGATTTGCTGGAAAATCCCGGAATTATTGAGGAATTTTTAGAAAAAAGTAATATTGTGAAAATAGAACCCCCTGAAAAAAATACTGAAATATACAGAAAATTTCTGGAATTCGGAAACGGAGCGGCTCTGCCCGGGGAGGATAAAACAGGGAAGAAAAACAGTGAGATAATAAGAGCTCCGGGAGTATGGTTTGACGGAGTAAAAAATGTATTCGGAAAAATGTCGAAAATATTTGATAATTATAAAAATACATATCTTATGTGTGATATAGAAGAGCTTTTGATTATGATGGATAAAAAGGCATCATATGAATATCTTTCAGGAGCAGAAAATAGCTTTTTTCTTCCCGAAAGAACAAAAGATTTTCAGAATTATGATGAATTTTTTGAAACTGTCAAAAATAAAACTGCAAAGTATTTTATAAAACTGAGATGCGGATCAGGCAGTACAGGGGTACTTGCTTATTCATACAATCCAAAGCTGGATGAGGAAAAAATATTTACTTCTCTGAATTATTCGGAAGAAAATGGGAGATTGGATTTTTTCAGTACTTACAGGGTAAAAACATATACTGAAAAAAAGGTTATAAGAAATATGGTAAACTGGGTTATAGAAAACGGAGCCCATATAGAAAAATGGCTTCCAAAACTTACATATAAAAAATACGGTTTTGATACAAGAGTTTTTGTAGCGGGAAAAAAGACGGAGTATATGCTGTCAAGACTCAGTACCGGCCCTATTACAAATCTTCATTTGAAAAATATGAGGAAGGAAAGCAGTGAATTTATGGAGGAAAAGCAGCTGAAACTTCTCAGTGAGGCTTCCGAAGGTGTAATGAGTGTTTTTGAAAAGTCTCTATATGCCGGAATTGATGTTCTGTTGTCGAATAATATGAAACCTTATATTATTGATGTGAATCCCTTCGGGGATCTGTTTCATAATCTTACTGACTCACCAAGAAATGTGTATTATGCGGAAATAAGAGAGGCTTTGAAAGAAGCAGCTTTGAAAAGATAAATTTAATAACTCTGAATCAAAATACAGCTGTATTTATAAAATGCTGTATTTTTGAATATTTAGGAAAAGAGGATATAAATGCAGGTAAATATGAATGAAATAGTAGGGAAAAGCGATATTCTTTTTCTTACTCTGGACACTCTCAGATATGATGTGGCAGAGCAGGAATATCTGGCGGGAAATCTTCCCAATCTTTGTGCTGACAGCGGCTGGGAAAAAAGGCACAGCCCCGGTGATTACACATATTCTTCTCATCATAGTTTTTTTGCCGGTTTTCTGCCGACGCCGTCTGAATATGTGCCGTTAAATGAAAGAGAATATTTGTTTTCCATGAAAAACAGCATGTTAAAGTATAAGAATCACAGCAATATATATTATTTTGACGCTCCGAATATTGTGAAGGCTATGGAGAAAGAAGGGTATAAGACTGTCTGTATAGGCGGGGTAATATTCTTTAATAAAAGTAATGAGCTGTGCAGCGTATTGCCTAATATGTTTGCTGAAAGCTACTGGAATCCGAAATTCGGAGTTACCAATCCAAAATCTGTGGAATATCAGGTAAAGCAGGCTTTAAAGGTTCTGAAAAGTCTTGGGAAAGATGAGAGGATATTTTTATTTTTAAATATATCAGCCATTCACGGACCGAATTATTATTATCTGGAAGAGTATAAGAACAAGATGGATGAGTATGATCCCGGAAAAAATGTTCTTGCATCAAAATATGACGGGACAGAAAGTCAGGCTGCTGCTTTAAGATATGTGGATAAATGTCTTGAGCCGCTTTTTGAATATATGAGGGAGAGAAATAAAACATTCTGTATAGCACTGTCTGATCACGGGACATGCTATGGAGAAGACGGATTTGAAGGGCATAATCTTGCACATGAAGTGGTATGGACGGTACCGTATAAACATTTTTTTCTATAAATATAATCAGGAGGGATAAAGATGGAAAAACTAAAAGAAGCAGAGAAAATAACAGGGAAAAAACTGAGAAATTTTATGACAGTTGATTTCGGACGTGAGGAGAAGACTGTTCCTGATACGTATTCCACTGTTGTGGAAAATAAAAATCTTTATGATTTTTTTGAGGATATAAAATTTGCTTTAGGCGATGATTACACAGTATTTATAGGAACAACAAATTTTCTTGCGCCGATAAATGATACTGATATAAAAAAAGGGAAAAGATACTCAGAGCTAGTGATAACAAAGAAAACAACATGGGATAATGTGCTTAGAATGGCAGAATCAGATGCAATAAATTTTGGTTTTGAGACAGAAGATCTGATAAATAAAATAAAAGAATATGATGAAAAATACGGAATAAGCATTAGTCATGCCGAAACAGACACTGTGGTTCTGGAATTCGGAAAACTTCCGGAGGATCTTGTAGAACTGACAAAGGATATATATGAATTCTGCCCTGATATAGTGGATCAGGGAACCGGGGACATAAATTCCATTGCTGAAAGTCTCGAAGGTACAAGCAGTATATTTTTATGGTGGGATTAGTTAATGAAAAATATAAATGAGACACAGATAAACCCTTATAACAGCTATATTTACTCATTCCCGCATAAAAAATCCTATAGGAATTTTGAAAAGCCTGAAAATCTTGCCGAGCTTTGGAAAAATAAGGATAAAAGCAATATATCGCTGTATATCCATATTCCTTTTTGTACTAATAAATGCGGTTACTGTAATCTTATGTCTACTACCTGTTTTTCGGCAGGAAGACTGGAACATTATGTAAATAAGCTGATTGAGGAAATCAAGTCATACGGGGAAACCGGGATATTAGGAGCAGGAAATAATAAAGCAGAATTTTCAAGTGTTATTTTAGGAGGCGGGACTCCTACTGTTCTGGATACAGGTTTAATGGAAAAGCTTCTTATGTCATTGGAACAATATCTGGATATAGACTTTGAAAATACCTTTTTTTCAATGGAAACTTCGCCAAAAACACTTTCAAATGAGTATTTCCTGCTTTTGAAAAAATATTATCTGAACAGATTAAGCATTGGAGTACAAAGTTTTTTTGATAATGAACTGAAAGCGATATACAGAAATGAGCTAAAACAGAATATAGACAGCGCTTTGAAAATATTGTTTTCTTCAGAAAACAGCATAGAAATCAGAAATCTTGATCTTATTTACGGACTTCCGGGACAGACAATGAAAAGCTGGGAGGAGTCGCTCTGCAGAGTGATAAGTCATAAACCAGAGGAAATATTTATATATCCCTTATATGTAAGGGAAAAAACCAGATTATTTGAAAATTATAAGGCAGATCATGATCTGATGGGGAAAATGTATGATAATGCCGTGAGAATTCTCAGCGAAAACGGATATATACAAACCTCCATGCGAAATTTTATATCAGAAGGAATGAAAGATAAATTATACCCGGATTATTCCTGTCAGGAAAATAAAATGCTCGGAATAGGATGCGGTGCAAGGTCATACATAGGAAATGTACATTATTCAAGGAAGTATGCAGTGGAGGATAAAAATATAAACAGTATAATAGATGATTATCTTAAGGAAGAAAATTTTGCTTTTGCTGAGTACGGATATAAATTATCAGAAGAAGAACAGAAAATAAAATATATTTTAAAATCAATATTAAAAATAACCGGATTTAATACTGAAGATTACAGAGAAAAATTTCATACTGAGCCTTTAGAGGAGTTTAGTGAGCTTGAGAAATTGATAAATGAGGGTTATCTGATCAGGGAAGGAAACAGGATTTTTCCTTCGGCAAAGGGTTTGAAGTATTCTGACTATATAGGGACATTGTTTATAACTGACGGGATAAAGAGAAAAATGGAAGAATTTACGGAGTAATTATGGAATATACAATTTATTACAGAAATTATTTAAGATACTGTAATTATAAATGCACTTACTGTCCTTTTTCAAAATATAAATTAAATAATAATGATCTGGAAAAGGATAAGATATACTTTAGAAAATTTACCGATTTTTTGAAAAAAAGTACGGATAAATTTAGAATTTTTATTGCACCTAGAGGAGAAGTACTGAATTTCGATTATTATAAATCAGGAATTCTGATGTTGGCAAATCTGGATAATATCATGGAAATTGTAGTTCAGACTAATTTAAGTGGGGAGCTGAAATGGCTGGAAAATGTTAATAAAGATAAGGTTATATTATGGACGACATATCATCCCGATGAAACCGGACTTGAAGATTTTTATAAGAATATAGAGTTTCTTGACAGGGAAAATATAAAATTTTCTGTGGGGACAGTGGGTGTTCATGAAAATTTTGATATGATTTTCAGATTAAAAGAAAAAATGAAGCTTTTGAAAAATACAAGTCCTTATTTATGGATTAATGCTTATAAGGATGAGAAAAATTATTATTCTGAAAGAGATATAAAATTATTAACAGAAGCAGATCCGTTTTTTGAAATAAATCTGAAAAATTACATATCTGGAGGGTGTGAATGTAGAACCGGTGAAAATGTATTCTGGATGGAATATAACGGAATAATACATAGATGCTGGCAGGACAGGAAAAATCTGGGGAACATATTTAAGGAAAATATTAAAGATATGAAGGTCAGTGACGGATGCCGTTATTCCAGATGCACATGTTATATTGGGTATACTAATATGAAAGAACTGAATTTAGGAATGATATATAAAAAGAGCCTGCTTGGACGAATGATATAGGGAAGCACAATAAATGCACAGCTGCTTCCTTTTTTCCTCGCAGAGTACTAAAATATTCCGGATTATTTAATAAAATGAATCGGATAATATACAAGATTTTTTGGGAGGAATGATGAGGAAAATTATTTTTCTGATATTTTTATGCTTATTTTTGGCTGTTAATGCAGATACTGAAAATGTAAAATTTATGGATAATATTAAGGAAGAAGCGAAAAAACTCGGAGCCGGTGAGATAAAAAGGTGTAAAATGATGCCTGAAAAAGAAAGGCAGCTATGGGCTGCGAACTATACAGGAAGAGCTGAGGAGTTGAATTCTGTGATAAAAATATTGGGTGAGGATGTAAAAAAAGCATATGAAGCAAAAAATAATTTTGCAGCCGAGGAAGGGAAAAAAACAATAGACCTTTTGATAAGAAGGACAGCTGTATATCTTTATTTTAACGGGATATACAGAGATAACTGCAATTCTGGAGAAATAGACGAGCTGTTTGATAATATGTTTTTTGAATAATAGTTACAAAAGGAGAGAATAAAATGAGTTTAGCAGACAGATATTTTGAAGGATTGGAAGAATTGATGACAGATGAGCAGATAGAAAAATTTGAAATAATACCGCCGGCAACAGAAGATGAAATATCAAGGCTGGAAAAATTCTATCCTGACTGCCCGGAGTCGCTTTTGGACTTATGGAGGATGAAGAGGGGAACATACCATGAAGAAATAGATGATGTATATATTTTGCTTCCTGTTTTGAGTTCTGATGTAGAGGGCGGGGAATATCCCTATTATCTAAAATCCTGTGTTCAAATATTAGAGGAAGCAGAAAAGAATTACAATAAACAAAGTATAGAGGAAATATACGGAGAAGACTGGATTAAAGAAAACAGCGAAGATTTTGACAAAAGAATAAAAATGAATATTTCACATAATAAATGGCTGAATTTTGCGGATTGTATAAATAATGGCGGAACATCACGTCTTTTTATAGACTTTGATCCGAAAGGAAAAGGGGTAAAAGGGCAGATAATACGTTATTTACATGATCCTGACAGTTATATTGTCATAGCAAACAGCTTTGATGAATATCTGGAGAACATAATAGGAGAAGAGTATCCTTTTAGTCATATATATGAGGAGTGGGATGATTGATCAAATAAAATGATTTTAAAAATATCTGGAAAAGAAATTTGTCTGGTTTTAAATATAAAATAACGGGTTGTACTAAAAATTGTACAACCCTGTTTATATAATGATAAAAAAGAGTTTCTGCTAAATATCAAATAATTCTAAAATTTCATAAGGAGCAGTGAAAATATAGTCGGCATTATTTTCTTCAAATTCTTTTCTATCTCTGAACCCCCATAAAACTCCTGCCGACCCCATACCAGCATTATGTCCTGTCAGAATATCCGTTTTGGAATCACCGATATAGAGAATTTCATCAGGATTCAGATTCATTAGTTCTGCGATTTCCAATGCGGAGTCAGGAGCCGGTTTTTTCGGAATATTATTTCTTTCACCAAAAACCCCGAAAAAATCTATGTCAGAAAAAAATTTTTCAACCAGTTTATTGGTATAATCATTTCTTTTATTTGAATTGATTCCTAGTTTTATATTATTTGCTGTAAGAACTTTTAATACTTCACAAATGC from Sebaldella termitidis ATCC 33386 includes the following:
- a CDS encoding STM4012 family radical SAM protein translates to MKNINETQINPYNSYIYSFPHKKSYRNFEKPENLAELWKNKDKSNISLYIHIPFCTNKCGYCNLMSTTCFSAGRLEHYVNKLIEEIKSYGETGILGAGNNKAEFSSVILGGGTPTVLDTGLMEKLLMSLEQYLDIDFENTFFSMETSPKTLSNEYFLLLKKYYLNRLSIGVQSFFDNELKAIYRNELKQNIDSALKILFSSENSIEIRNLDLIYGLPGQTMKSWEESLCRVISHKPEEIFIYPLYVREKTRLFENYKADHDLMGKMYDNAVRILSENGYIQTSMRNFISEGMKDKLYPDYSCQENKMLGIGCGARSYIGNVHYSRKYAVEDKNINSIIDDYLKEENFAFAEYGYKLSEEEQKIKYILKSILKITGFNTEDYREKFHTEPLEEFSELEKLINEGYLIREGNRIFPSAKGLKYSDYIGTLFITDGIKRKMEEFTE
- a CDS encoding STM4011 family radical SAM protein, which produces MEYTIYYRNYLRYCNYKCTYCPFSKYKLNNNDLEKDKIYFRKFTDFLKKSTDKFRIFIAPRGEVLNFDYYKSGILMLANLDNIMEIVVQTNLSGELKWLENVNKDKVILWTTYHPDETGLEDFYKNIEFLDRENIKFSVGTVGVHENFDMIFRLKEKMKLLKNTSPYLWINAYKDEKNYYSERDIKLLTEADPFFEINLKNYISGGCECRTGENVFWMEYNGIIHRCWQDRKNLGNIFKENIKDMKVSDGCRYSRCTCYIGYTNMKELNLGMIYKKSLLGRMI
- a CDS encoding SMI1/KNR4 family protein codes for the protein MSLADRYFEGLEELMTDEQIEKFEIIPPATEDEISRLEKFYPDCPESLLDLWRMKRGTYHEEIDDVYILLPVLSSDVEGGEYPYYLKSCVQILEEAEKNYNKQSIEEIYGEDWIKENSEDFDKRIKMNISHNKWLNFADCINNGGTSRLFIDFDPKGKGVKGQIIRYLHDPDSYIVIANSFDEYLENIIGEEYPFSHIYEEWDD
- a CDS encoding HAD family hydrolase gives rise to the protein MKYKGVIFDLDGTILDTIYDLGNSVNSTLEKYGQPLHTYEEYKKKIGKGFRDLIKRSFPEMTEEIILEQALKDFLEIYDRSYMNDTRPYDGICEVLKVLTANNIKLGINSNKRNDYTNKLVEKFFSDIDFFGVFGERNNIPKKPAPDSALEIAELMNLNPDEILYIGDSKTDILTGHNAGMGSAGVLWGFRDRKEFEENNADYIFTAPYEILELFDI